Proteins co-encoded in one Hymenobacter swuensis DY53 genomic window:
- the apaG gene encoding Co2+/Mg2+ efflux protein ApaG — MNTTTTQGVTVSVTTNYLPDYSSPGQEHYVFAYKIDIRNNSEYTVKLLRRHWYIYDANGVVREVEGEGVVGQQPTLEPGEAHQYVSGCNLKSGLGKMRGTYQMERVMDGSEFAVDIPEFTLVVPYRLN; from the coding sequence ATGAATACGACCACCACCCAGGGCGTAACCGTTAGTGTTACCACCAATTACCTGCCCGACTACTCCAGCCCGGGTCAGGAACACTACGTCTTTGCCTACAAAATTGATATCCGCAACAATAGCGAGTACACGGTGAAGCTGCTGCGTCGCCACTGGTACATTTACGACGCCAACGGCGTCGTGCGCGAAGTGGAGGGCGAAGGCGTGGTAGGACAGCAGCCTACCCTGGAACCCGGCGAAGCGCACCAATACGTATCGGGGTGCAACCTGAAATCGGGTCTGGGCAAGATGCGGGGTACGTACCAGATGGAGCGGGTGATGGATGGCAGCGAGTTTGCCGTTGACATTCCAGAATTTACGCTCGTGGTGCCGTATCGTTTGAACTGA
- a CDS encoding O-methyltransferase produces the protein MFFQIFSYLRFLLSSGNAHGLHSPFVFGLYAHVVNHYGHFAAYDAVENRRTELLHDATTIQVRDFGAGSHTKAGRVRQLRDIARTAAKPPKLGKLLFRLVNHFQPRTIVELGTSLGLTTAYLAAADSRAHVLTFEGCPATAEVARATFKATRVHNVEVIEGNLDDTLGPGLVALPAPVDFAFFDGNHRYEPTLRYFEQMNQHRTEHSVFVLDDIHWSEEMERAWAVIQQHPDVTLTIDLFFIGLVFFRRNQPKQHFALRFDNLIDKLLERTRRLSA, from the coding sequence TTGTTTTTTCAGATTTTCAGCTACCTCCGGTTTCTGCTCAGTTCGGGCAACGCCCACGGCTTGCACTCGCCTTTCGTCTTTGGCCTATACGCGCATGTAGTGAACCACTACGGCCATTTCGCGGCCTATGATGCAGTAGAAAACCGGCGTACCGAACTCCTGCACGATGCGACAACTATTCAGGTCCGGGATTTTGGCGCCGGCTCCCACACCAAGGCCGGCCGCGTCCGGCAGCTGCGCGACATTGCCCGCACGGCCGCCAAGCCGCCCAAGCTGGGTAAGCTGCTGTTCCGGCTGGTCAACCACTTCCAGCCCCGCACCATTGTGGAGTTGGGCACTTCGCTGGGCCTCACCACAGCCTACCTGGCCGCCGCCGACTCGCGGGCGCACGTCCTCACCTTTGAAGGCTGCCCGGCCACGGCGGAAGTAGCTCGCGCCACTTTCAAGGCTACGAGAGTACATAACGTAGAGGTCATTGAAGGCAACCTCGACGACACCCTGGGCCCTGGCCTAGTGGCTCTCCCCGCTCCCGTCGATTTTGCCTTTTTCGATGGTAACCACCGCTATGAGCCCACTCTGCGGTATTTCGAGCAGATGAACCAGCACCGCACCGAACACAGCGTGTTCGTGCTGGATGATATTCACTGGTCAGAAGAAATGGAGCGGGCCTGGGCCGTCATCCAGCAACACCCTGACGTGACGCTGACTATCGACCTGTTTTTTATCGGCTTGGTATTCTTCCGCCGCAACCAGCCCAAGCAGCATTTCGCGTTGCGTTTCGATAACCTGATAGACAAATTACTGGAACGCACCCGCCGGCTATCAGCTTAG
- the kdsA gene encoding 3-deoxy-8-phosphooctulonate synthase: MIHQLANVLPHFRNTNSGQFFLMAGPCVIEGEDMALRIAEQVRTITDRLQIPFIFKGSYRKANRSRLDSYTGIGDEKALRILQKVSREIGVPTVTDIHESEEASMAAEYVDVLQIPAFLCRQTDLLIAAAKTGKVVNVKKGQFLSGESMQFAVDKVRQSGNPNVILTDRGNSFGYSDLVVDFRNLPAMREFGVPVVMDVTHSLQQPNQSSGITGGQPRLIETIAKAAIAVGADGLFIETHPTPATAKSDGANMLALDGLEDLLRKLTRVREAVR, from the coding sequence ATGATCCACCAACTCGCCAACGTTCTGCCGCATTTCCGCAATACGAATTCCGGTCAGTTTTTCCTGATGGCCGGGCCCTGCGTGATTGAGGGCGAGGATATGGCCCTGCGCATTGCCGAACAGGTGCGCACCATTACCGACCGCCTGCAGATTCCGTTTATTTTTAAAGGTTCTTACCGCAAAGCCAACCGCAGCCGCCTCGATTCCTACACGGGCATCGGCGACGAGAAGGCGCTGCGGATTCTGCAGAAGGTGAGCCGGGAAATAGGCGTACCTACCGTGACGGATATCCACGAGTCAGAAGAAGCGTCTATGGCCGCCGAGTACGTAGACGTGCTGCAAATTCCGGCTTTTCTGTGCCGCCAGACCGATTTGTTGATTGCCGCCGCCAAAACCGGCAAGGTGGTGAACGTGAAGAAAGGCCAGTTCCTGAGCGGCGAGTCGATGCAGTTTGCGGTGGACAAGGTGCGCCAGTCGGGCAACCCGAACGTGATTCTGACGGACCGGGGTAACTCGTTCGGCTACTCCGACCTGGTAGTGGATTTCCGCAACCTGCCGGCCATGCGCGAGTTTGGTGTGCCCGTGGTGATGGACGTGACCCACTCGTTGCAGCAGCCCAACCAGAGCAGCGGCATAACCGGCGGCCAGCCCCGCCTGATCGAAACCATTGCCAAAGCCGCCATTGCCGTCGGGGCCGACGGCTTGTTCATCGAAACCCACCCCACGCCCGCCACCGCCAAATCCGACGGGGCCAACATGCTAGCGCTGGATGGCCTCGAAGACCTGCTGCGCAAGCTGACCCGCGTGCGCGAAGCCGTTCGGTAG
- a CDS encoding methyltransferase domain-containing protein, translating into MLPDLSLDATYWQQRYANGQTGWDAGRITPPLQEYFAQLGPPGARRILIPGAGRAYEAEYLHRQGWPNVWVADLAPEPLHDLQQRVPDFPAEHLLLADFFQLEPALAFDLLVEQTFFCALDPALRPAYARQCAHLLRPGGTLMGLLFDTEFSQPGPPFGGSRAEYRPYFEPYFEFRHFATATNSLGPRHGRELFICLKKK; encoded by the coding sequence ATGCTCCCAGATCTGTCTCTTGATGCCACGTATTGGCAGCAGCGCTACGCAAATGGCCAAACGGGCTGGGATGCGGGTCGGATAACGCCGCCGCTGCAGGAATATTTTGCCCAACTGGGGCCGCCAGGTGCCCGTCGCATCCTCATTCCGGGGGCCGGCCGCGCCTACGAGGCCGAGTACCTGCACCGCCAGGGCTGGCCCAACGTGTGGGTGGCTGACCTCGCCCCGGAGCCGTTGCACGACCTGCAGCAGCGCGTGCCTGACTTTCCCGCCGAGCACCTGTTGTTGGCGGATTTTTTTCAGCTGGAGCCCGCCCTGGCCTTCGACCTTCTCGTGGAGCAAACCTTTTTCTGCGCCCTCGACCCGGCCCTGCGCCCCGCCTACGCCCGGCAGTGCGCCCACTTGCTCCGGCCCGGGGGCACGCTCATGGGCCTGCTCTTCGATACCGAGTTTAGCCAGCCCGGTCCGCCGTTCGGGGGCTCCCGCGCCGAATACCGCCCGTACTTCGAGCCGTACTTCGAATTCCGGCACTTTGCAACCGCCACCAATTCTCTGGGACCCCGCCACGGCCGGGAGCTGTTTATTTGTCTGAAAAAGAAGTAG